From the Castor canadensis chromosome 9, mCasCan1.hap1v2, whole genome shotgun sequence genome, one window contains:
- the Lgi2 gene encoding leucine-rich repeat LGI family member 2 isoform X1, producing MALRGGGGALGLGLGLLLLSAACLIPRSAQVRRLARCPATCSCTKESIICVGSSWVPRIVPGDISSLSLVNGTFSEIKDRMFSHLPSLQLLLLNSNSFTVIRDDAFAGLFHLEYLFIEGNKIETISRNAFRGLRDLTHLSLANNHIKALPRDVFSDLDSLIELDLRGNKFECDCKAKWLYLWLKMTNSTVSDVLCIGPPEYQEKKLNDVTSFDYGCTTTDFVVHQTLPYQSVSVDTFNSKNDVFVAIAQPSMENCMVLEWDHIEMNFRSYDNITGQSIVGCKAILIDDQVFVVVAQLFGGSHIYKYDESWTKFVKFQDIEVSRISKPNDIELFQIDDETFFIIADSSKAGLSTVYKWNSKGFYSYQSLHEWFRDTDAEFVDIDGKSHLILSSRSQVPLILQWNKSSKKFVPHGDIPNMEDVLAVKSFRMQNNLYLSLTRFIGDSRVMRWNGKQFSEVQALPSRGAMTLQPFSFKDNHYLALGSDYTFSQIYQWDKDKRQFKKFKEIYVQAPRSFTAVSTDRRDFFFASSFKGKTKIFEHIIVDLSL from the exons ATGGCGCTGCGGGGCGGCGGCGGGGCGCTGGGGTTGGGGCtggggctgctgctgctgagcGCCGCGTGCCTGATCCCGCGGAGCGCGCAGGTGAGGCGGCTGGCGCGCTGCCCCGCCACTTGCAGCTGTACCAAGGAGTCCATCATCTGCGTGGGTTCCTCGTGGGTGCCCAGGATCGTGCCGGGCGACATCAGCTCCCT GAGCCTAGTAAACGGGACATTTTCAGAAATCAAGGATCGAATGTTTTCCCATCTGCCCTCCCTGCAGCTGCT ATTGCTGAATTCTAACTCATTCACCGTGATCCGGGATGATGCATTCGCTGGCCTTTTTCATCTTGAATACCT GTTCATCGAAGGCAACAAGATAGAAACCATTTCAAGAAATGCCTTTCGTGGCCTCCGTGACCTGACTCACCT TTCTTTGGCCAATAATCACATTAAAGCCCTGCCAAGGGACGTCTTCAGTGACCTGGACTCTCTGATTGAGCT agATTTAAGGGGTAACAAATTTGAATGTGACTGCAAAGCCAAGTGGTTGTACCTATGGCTGAAGATGACGAATTCCACTGTTTCTGATGTGCTGTGTATTGGTCCACCAGAATACCAGGAAAAGAAACTCAATGATGTGACCAGCTTTGACTACGGATGCACAACTACAG ATTTTGTCGTCCATCAGACTCTGCCCTACCAGTCCGTGTCAGTGGACACGTTCAACTCCAAGAATGACGTGTTCGTGGCCATCGCCCAGCCCAGCATGGAGAACTGCATGGTGCTGGAGTGGGACCACATTGAGATGAACTTCCGCAGCTACGACAACATCACAG GCCAGTCGATCGTGGGCTGTAAGGCCATCCTCATTGACGACCAGGTCTTCGTGGTGGTAGCCCAGCTCTTCGGCGGCTCCCACATTTACAAATATGATGAGAGCTGGACTAAGTTTGTCAAGTTCCAAGACATAGAAGTATCTCGAATCTCCAAGCCCAATGACATCGAGCTGTTTCAGATCGACGATGAGACATTCTTCATCATCGCCGACAGCTCTAAGGCCGGTCTGTCCACGGTTTACAAATGGAACAGCAAAGGCTTCTACTCCTACCAGTCTCTGCACGAGTGGTTCAGGGACACAGACGCCGAGTTCGTGGACATTGACGGGAAGTCACATCTCATCCTGTCCAGCCGCTCTCAGGTCCCCCTCATCCTCCAGTggaataaaagctctaagaagtTTGTCCCCCATGGTGACATCCCCAACATGGAGGACGTGCTAGCTGTCAAGAGCTTCCGAATGCAAAACAACCTGTACCTGTCACTCACCCGCTTCATCGGGGACTCCCGGGTCATGCGGTGGAACGGTAAGCAGTTCTCGGAGGTCCAGGCGCTTCCGTCCCGGGGGGCCATGACCTTGCAGCCCTTCTCCTTTAAAGATAACCACTACCTGGCCCTGGGGAGCGACTACACGTTCTCACAGATATACCAGTGGGATAAAGACAAGCGGCAGTTCAAAAAGTTCAAGGAGATCTACGTGCAGGCACCTCGGTCCTTCACGGCCGTCTCCACTGACAGGAGAGATTTCTTTTTTGCATCCAGTttcaaagggaaaacaaagaTTTTTGAACATATCATCGTTGACTTAAGTTTATGA
- the Lgi2 gene encoding leucine-rich repeat LGI family member 2 isoform X2: MALRGGGGALGLGLGLLLLSAACLIPRSAQVRRLARCPATCSCTKESIICVGSSWVPRIVPGDISSLSLVNGTFSEIKDRMFSHLPSLQLLLLNSNSFTVIRDDAFAGLFHLEYLFIEGNKIETISRNAFRGLRDLTHLSLANNHIKALPRDVFSDLDSLIELDLRGNKFECDCKAKWLYLWLKMTNSTVSDVLCIGPPEYQEKKLNDVTSFDYGCTTTDFVVHQTLPYQSVSVDTFNSKNDVFVAIAQPSMENCMVLEWDHIEMNFRSYDNITGQSIVGCKAILIDDQVFVVVAQLFGGSHIYKYDESWTKFVKFQDIEVSRISKPNDIELFQIDDETFFIIADSSKAGLSTVYKWNSKGFYSYQSLHEWFRDTDAEFVDIDGKSHLILSSRSQVPLILQWNKSSKKFVPHGDIPNMEDVLAVKSFRMQNNLYLSLTRFIGDSRVMRWNGRRKLDDL, encoded by the exons ATGGCGCTGCGGGGCGGCGGCGGGGCGCTGGGGTTGGGGCtggggctgctgctgctgagcGCCGCGTGCCTGATCCCGCGGAGCGCGCAGGTGAGGCGGCTGGCGCGCTGCCCCGCCACTTGCAGCTGTACCAAGGAGTCCATCATCTGCGTGGGTTCCTCGTGGGTGCCCAGGATCGTGCCGGGCGACATCAGCTCCCT GAGCCTAGTAAACGGGACATTTTCAGAAATCAAGGATCGAATGTTTTCCCATCTGCCCTCCCTGCAGCTGCT ATTGCTGAATTCTAACTCATTCACCGTGATCCGGGATGATGCATTCGCTGGCCTTTTTCATCTTGAATACCT GTTCATCGAAGGCAACAAGATAGAAACCATTTCAAGAAATGCCTTTCGTGGCCTCCGTGACCTGACTCACCT TTCTTTGGCCAATAATCACATTAAAGCCCTGCCAAGGGACGTCTTCAGTGACCTGGACTCTCTGATTGAGCT agATTTAAGGGGTAACAAATTTGAATGTGACTGCAAAGCCAAGTGGTTGTACCTATGGCTGAAGATGACGAATTCCACTGTTTCTGATGTGCTGTGTATTGGTCCACCAGAATACCAGGAAAAGAAACTCAATGATGTGACCAGCTTTGACTACGGATGCACAACTACAG ATTTTGTCGTCCATCAGACTCTGCCCTACCAGTCCGTGTCAGTGGACACGTTCAACTCCAAGAATGACGTGTTCGTGGCCATCGCCCAGCCCAGCATGGAGAACTGCATGGTGCTGGAGTGGGACCACATTGAGATGAACTTCCGCAGCTACGACAACATCACAG GCCAGTCGATCGTGGGCTGTAAGGCCATCCTCATTGACGACCAGGTCTTCGTGGTGGTAGCCCAGCTCTTCGGCGGCTCCCACATTTACAAATATGATGAGAGCTGGACTAAGTTTGTCAAGTTCCAAGACATAGAAGTATCTCGAATCTCCAAGCCCAATGACATCGAGCTGTTTCAGATCGACGATGAGACATTCTTCATCATCGCCGACAGCTCTAAGGCCGGTCTGTCCACGGTTTACAAATGGAACAGCAAAGGCTTCTACTCCTACCAGTCTCTGCACGAGTGGTTCAGGGACACAGACGCCGAGTTCGTGGACATTGACGGGAAGTCACATCTCATCCTGTCCAGCCGCTCTCAGGTCCCCCTCATCCTCCAGTggaataaaagctctaagaagtTTGTCCCCCATGGTGACATCCCCAACATGGAGGACGTGCTAGCTGTCAAGAGCTTCCGAATGCAAAACAACCTGTACCTGTCACTCACCCGCTTCATCGGGGACTCCCGGGTCATGCGGTGGAACG gaAGGAGAAAGTTGGATGACTTATAG